A genomic region of Candidatus Buchananbacteria bacterium contains the following coding sequences:
- a CDS encoding glycosyltransferase family 2 protein: protein MTQLTENQLETPVAFFIYRRASLTAKSFAAISEVRPKRL, encoded by the coding sequence ATGACTCAGCTAACCGAAAATCAACTTGAAACTCCAGTCGCCTTTTTTATCTATCGCCGAGCGAGCCTGACGGCTAAGTCGTTTGCCGCCATCAGTGAGGTTCGACCAAAAAGACT